TTAAATCATTCATGATTAAGAAAAATTTGTCGTCTCAAATCAATTGTATCCCATGGTCATCTGTTTTTTTCCATGCTAGTCTGGGGGTGAAAGATAAAACATAGACAGTATCTACTGCTCCACTGGTGCCaccatataatacaaataaaaaaagctaaatttaaaaaagcattCTATTTTCAGATTTGCAAACACTTTTTGGAAGCTGTAGAAAAATCCAAATACGGTTGGTTCTGGGAATGCCCATCGGGGTCCAAGTGTATATACAGGCATGCTTTGCCACCAGGCTTTGTTCTCAAACGGGACAAGAAGAAGATTGACGAGAAGAAGAATGAGATATCTCTAGTCGACCTCATCGAGCGGGAGAGGGCGGCACTGGGACCGAATCAGACTAAAATCACGTTGGAAACATTCTTGGCTtggaagaaaaagaagattaAGGAGAAACAGGTTagtaaacaattttagtagcagtttctttcttttatgtgaatttaaaaaaaccgtaCGATAAACGGTTCATAATCGATGATCACTAATTATAGGTTTCGCATAATGCCAACAAAATAAACTTCGCAATAAAAGCACTAGACggcaatgtatgtatttcaAAAGTGCTAtggatatttaatttcaactatgccaattccattttaacatgaagaaaaaactgttcccgatTGTATTTAAGCTGGCGAAACCACCAGTAAACAGCtagtctataaataaatgcgaaattttaattttatgacacTGTGACAACGTAATCGAATAAACTGCATAATAATCTCTCATTAACGTCATAACCCCATCCCTCATTCCGTTATAACCCCATTTGTCATTCACGTTATAACCTCATCTGTCATTCACGTTATAACCCCATCTATCATTCACGTTATAACCCTATCTATCATTCACGTTATAACTCCATCTGTCATTCACGTTATAACCCCATCTGTCATACACGTTATAACCTCATCTGTCATTCACGTTATAACCCCATCTGTCATTCACGTTTATAACCCCATCTATCATTCACGTTATAACCCCATCTGTCATTCACGTTATAACCTCAACCCTCATTCACGTTATAATCCATATCCCTCATTAACATTTAgctgtccatttatttatctccAGGACGCGCTGGTGAAGGCGGAGGAGCAGCGGCGCACAGACTACAAGGCGGGTCGCGCGGTGGGGCTGTCGGGGCGGGAGATGTTCTCGTTCGACCCCGCGCTGGCGGCCGCGGACGACGAGGACGAGGCAGTAGACCTCGCCACCTACGACGAGGACGAACAGGACGACCTCACGCAGTACAGAGAGGTGGACTTCCAGACCATTGGCATGGAGGCTAGTGAGGTACGATCGCCAATTGTATTGCACCttctacctacctatatcttagcagtggtcgttctgaatgacagtttgtagcttgtgaaaaattactatataataaaattgacgttaaaaagtgcatgtgaaggaataaatgatttgatttgacagataactagctgcaccccggggcaagggggggggggggcttcgcttccgtgggaatttcagcaTGTGTTATTCAAGGTTTTATTCTACCcgtctaccaaatttcataataatccaaGACcagtagtagtttttgcgtgaaagattacatacatacacacatacatcctcacaaactttcgcatttataatattagtaggatgaaAAGTGTACATACGTCGCATTAGGTCATGACAGAACAGTTTACCCCACTCGGCTGCTTCAGCCTCGCATTGTCACACAACTATACTATAGAAATGATAATAACATTTGATATGCATTTGGATGCTATTGATTGTTATCATTCGTCACCCGAGCTCTCCTATGTATTGCGAGATGTAGTGGTGATGTTCACCGCGTCAGGACAGGTCGAGCcacagatgaaagagatagcaatatatgTACCTTGCGTCAAAGAGATCTTAGCAGTCTATATGGACTATCATAGTTCAGTATCAAattgtgttatatatatatatatatatatatatatatattataatcagcactctgatcacaatcataacctgttttgatacaccttttgactatgtacattatgtacttttatatattattagaaagaaaaaaaaacattgtaagaaacaataatggtaagccgatctggcatgatagggaccaacactgttcaaatgagtttctttcggcatttcttctaagcagtggtcgttccgaaatgccagtagtttgtagcttgtgagaaataactataaatataaatattgacgagaaaaagtgcctgtgaaggtctaatttctgaataaatgatttgaatttgaattttgaaagtattttaCAACTTTGTGATCAATAAcgaatattgtttaaaatgtatattacgTTGAGCTATGGAGACCATGCCAGtacggctgaattaattcatctctttacgtcttacgccgacgtacagtattttcattagtgAATAGTAGGTACTCTCTACTAACTTCCCACTGTATATTACAATTTCAGGTGGACGATTCAGGTACAAAAGCCACGACGGACCGGCTGGAACAGCTGACGAAGGACCTCAGCAACGGCGACTCCGCGCCCAGCGCCGTGCCCATCAACGAGAACCTGTTCCTCGACGATGAGCTGGACGAGGAGCTCCAGAACCTCGACTTGGAAGACTAGTGTAGTATAAGTTGTgaatatatcatattttaatgctTGATTGGTGTTTTATTGTGTTGTCctcgaaaatatgttttttgcgttattctactaatattatagtgaCAGTTTGttaggatgtatgtttgttactctctcgcgcaaaatctactcgagcgaatgttatgaaatttggtacacgggtagaatataacctggaataacacattcaTGTAGGGTACTTTATATCACGtgattcccacgggagcgaagtcccgaggcgcagctagtttcaAATATATCGAAAGAAATCCGGAAATTTTTACGATGAGATGATAGAAACTAATAATAGTTTTGACCGTGACTTCGCTCgtgtgaatttaatttaattaggtataacTAACTagttacagaaataaaatgttatgaaacTCGTTACGCGCAGCTAATACATGTAAAGTGCAGCGCAAGCGCCGGCCTGGATGCACCGCGTGACGACAGTCGCCTACACGTGCCGCCGAGTCAGCGCAACGTGCCTTCAAATCCGGGAATTGCGCGACACATCGCGCAATACTCACTTTTGGTTCTAACATCGACCATTAGActtcattttagttttatgttgtaattttatttcatttaataaattagttaaataaattttggttttttttaaagtcttcgGCTGCAGTAAACTTAACTGGCGCAGTCGGTAGGATCTCGAGTCAGTTCGTGCGCGACAAGATTTCCGCTATATCCCGGTTCGAGTCCCGCGTGACTGACTGGCATTCCAGCCCTCATCGAGATCGTCGAATCTACGGAATCTGCAGCCCGGAGGTGTATCCGAACATTGATACAGCAGAAAAACCAAGATATGTATATGTGAGTACTTTAGAATCATTCTAGAGTTGCTTTCCTTTATTTtcctgtataatttaatttatccaaGATTTTCCATCCGAGGCAATCGAGGACCCTTAGTAATAGTAGGAGTAGAGATATTGACCTccatagaaatttaaatttaaacgaaaGTAGTGATAGTTTTAATTCGTTAATTAACATGGCACAACTAGATGATATTTGGAAGGCCCTTCGACTGGTGCCTGAATTTGATGGTAACCCAAATGTTTTAACGAGATTCATTGGCTTATGTGATCAGTTAGtagaacaatttatttcatcagatAATGCCCTTATAAATGCGGCCTTAATTAACGGGATCTTAAATAAAGTGACTGGGTCTGCCGCTCGCCTTATAAATTCTAATGGTGTACCAGATAACTGGCAAGGTATCCGCAACGCTCTGATCAATAATTTTGCTGACCAGAGAGATGAAACCTCACTTTATAATGATCTTGCACTCCTGACTCAGGGCTCATGCACCCCGCaagaattttttgaaaaatgtcaaaatctttATAGCACTATTATGACTTACGTTAGCTTACATGAAACTATTCAGACTACCGTACAATCTAAACGCGAATTGTATAAGAAACTTACTTTACAGTCATATTTGCGCGGTCTAAGAGATCCGTTAGGATCGCGTATAAGATGCATGAGGCCTGAAACCATAGAGAAGGCGCTTGAATTTGTTCACGAGGAAATGAACACCTTGTATCTGCAACAGCGAAATGAAGGCAAAACTCACCATATGCttcttagtaaaaataattcaggtTATACACCACCGCAACAAATTTCGCATAATAAGCcgtttacttttaatatgcCTGGGCCCTCTCGCCCACAGCCACAACCTATGCAATTTGCACCCCGTGCACCTATAATGTGGAAACCTAATTTTAGTGCTCCtagtaatcaaaatattcaatatcgCGGACCTTCACGCACTCAGCAGATATTTGGTGCTCCACCTCCTAATTATAATCCTCGCAGCAATGTCTTCGCTCTACCCCAACGACCCCAAAATGCGAATAACGCACCGCGACCTATGAGTGGTGTTAGCCACTTTGCGCCTAAACCACTACCCCCATCTGGACATGACTGGAGGAGGTTTGGTAATCCACCACCCTCCAACTATTTCAAAACTCGTGAAATGAATGTTAACGAGTGCTACGACTATCAGTACGATCCCTATAATGACTCATACGATAACCAACCCTATTTCGTGACCAACCCTGACTTAGACTATTACGAGCAAACAGACAACccttatgataataatgaagaaACCTACCCCTCTTACTATGAACCCCGTGAGATCGCTGAAAATTCGTGTGGCAATGACCAGCAGGATTTTCACAAAGGCAGTCCttcagacaaacaaaaatagaagttAATCTACTGACTCAGCGACAGCTCCCGTACATAAGTATATCTGACCCaccattaaaatttcttatagACACAGGAGCTAATCAATCTTTTATTAGTTCTGAGAGTGTAGAGAAATATTACCCTAACATACCCTTGACATATGACCCTTTAGAAATTTCTAACGTACATGCAACCACTCGCAGTGACTATTCAGTTACATTACCATGCTTCCCTGAAATTAAAGACAGTGGCGAAATTACCTTATTTCTTTACAGATTTCACGATTATTTTGACGGTTTGATAGGATTGGATCTACTCGATAAATGGGAATCTAATATCGATCTAAAAACGAAAACACTTAATACAAAGAATTCAATTACTcccatacatatgtataattcGCGAAACTGTAACTGGTACGAAGATATTATCCCAGCTAACTCgtcaaaattagttaaagtCCCAATTAACACATGTGACGGCGAAGTAATAATTCCTGAACAAACTATATCAAATTGCTTAGTACATGAATGCGTtactattgtaaaaaaaaatcgcggTATAATAGAGATCAGTAATCCAACTAATAATGatctaatattttcaatgcATATGCCGATTAACGCAGAggctttcaatataaatagcatAGGCAATGGACAATTAAACTCTTCACGAGTGGAACAAGTCCTTTCTCGTTTACGTACCGACCATCTTAATGATGAGGAACGTATTAATTTACAGAATCTTTGTTCTCGTTATGCGGATGTCTTTTATATAGAGGGTGAGCCTCTCACATTTACGAATAAGATAAAACATCACATCCGTACTACTGACGAAGTGCCTATTTACACGAAAACCTATAGGTACCCTTTTATCCATAGGCAAGAGGTACAACAGCAAATCGGAAAGATGTTAGAACAGGGTATAATCCGTCCATCAGAATCCGCATGGAGCTCTCCGATTTGGGTAGTGCCCAAAAAAACGGATGCCTCCGGCAAAACCAAGTGGCGTATAGTAGTGGATTTtagaaaactaaatgaaaaaacTATTGATGATAAGTACCCCATCCCAAACATCACGGATGTGTTGGATAAGCTTGGTAACTGCCACTACTTCACAACCTTGGATTTAGCAAGCGGATTCTATCAGGTAGAAATGAGCCCTGAAGATGTCCCTAAAACAGCGTTCAACGTAGAGCATGggcattttgaatttttgcgTATGCCCATGGGGTTGAAAAATTCACCCTCTACGTTCCAACGTGTCATGGACAATGTGCTCAGAGACCTGCAAAACACCATTTGCTTGGTTTATTTGGATGACATAATCGTCTTTAGCACATCACTTCAGGAGCACATGGTGAACCTGGAAAAAGTATTTGCCAGATTAAGGGAATCCAACTTTAAAATTCAGATGGATAAgtctgaatttttaaaattggaaacaTCTTACCTTGGTCATATCATTGGCAAAGACGGTATCAAGCCTAATCCCGACAAAATCGAGGCTATCCAGAAATTCCCAATACCCAAGACAGCAACAGA
This portion of the Plodia interpunctella isolate USDA-ARS_2022_Savannah chromosome 10, ilPloInte3.2, whole genome shotgun sequence genome encodes:
- the LOC128673264 gene encoding uncharacterized protein LOC128673264, producing the protein MWKPNFSAPSNQNIQYRGPSRTQQIFGAPPPNYNPRSNVFALPQRPQNANNAPRPMSGVSHFAPKPLPPSGHDWRRFGNPPPSNYFKTREMNVNECYDYQYDPYNDSYDNQPYFVTNPDLDYYEQTDNPYDNNEETYPSYYEPREIAENSCGNDQQDFHKGSPSDKQK
- the LOC128673082 gene encoding zinc finger CCCH domain-containing protein 15 homolog translates to MPPKKAPSGAPSKKTEQKKKEKVIEDKTFGLKNKKGAKQQKFIQQVEKQVKSGGVHPVKPVDDSKKKDKEQKLKEQKELAMLFKPVQIQKVEKGIDPKSVVCAFFKQGQCTKGDKCKFSHDLTIERKAEKRSLYVDMRDDDDNMDNWDEDKLKEVVEKKHGEDKQRPTTDIICKHFLEAVEKSKYGWFWECPSGSKCIYRHALPPGFVLKRDKKKIDEKKNEISLVDLIERERAALGPNQTKITLETFLAWKKKKIKEKQDALVKAEEQRRTDYKAGRAVGLSGREMFSFDPALAAADDEDEAVDLATYDEDEQDDLTQYREVDFQTIGMEASEVDDSGTKATTDRLEQLTKDLSNGDSAPSAVPINENLFLDDELDEELQNLDLED